Proteins encoded in a region of the Desulfovibrio litoralis DSM 11393 genome:
- a CDS encoding hydrogenase iron-sulfur subunit produces the protein MSVLAGKELRIVGFLCNWCSYGGADTAGVGRFNQPTDLRIIRVPCSGRINPLFIAKAFFNGADGVLVSGCHPRDCHYSEGNFYARRRLEVMKQFLPFLGIEAGRFEYTWVSASEGQRWQSVVSSFTEQIHKLGAAPRLPEPKILSRIKEFDLQALNLEGGKHVG, from the coding sequence ATGTCAGTTTTAGCAGGAAAAGAACTTAGAATCGTAGGGTTTCTTTGTAACTGGTGTTCTTATGGTGGTGCTGATACTGCCGGAGTTGGTCGTTTTAACCAACCAACAGACTTGCGTATTATCCGTGTCCCCTGCTCCGGGCGTATAAACCCATTATTTATTGCAAAAGCATTTTTTAATGGTGCTGATGGCGTTCTTGTTTCCGGCTGTCACCCTCGTGATTGTCATTATTCAGAGGGTAACTTTTATGCACGTCGTCGCCTTGAAGTAATGAAACAATTCTTACCATTTTTAGGTATAGAAGCAGGTCGATTTGAATATACTTGGGTATCTGCCTCAGAAGGACAACGCTGGCAAAGTGTAGTTTCCAGCTTTACGGAACAAATTCATAAGCTCGGTGCCGCTCCTCGTTTACCTGAGCCTAAAATTCTTTCACGAATTAAAGAATTTGACCTTCAGGCATTAAACCTTGAAGGAGGCAAGCATGTCGGTTAA
- a CDS encoding 4Fe-4S dicluster domain-containing protein has translation MSVNELIKEKIRQILPEVKLVMAWGKGYDALHSTPLFIESEKDLDKLEIGPCSVQNLASYLLDFNAQNIKVGIVVKGCDSRSVVAQIQETLVKRENVVIIGFPCDGVIDLSKVESALPKQQAEIQAVDKKGDELIIKLKDSELKLNWDSVRANRCASCAYPNAIISDHFVGIQKAAQPSDASKNNILAVLEAKSPAELMEFWKKEMERCIRCYACRNACPLCACKEHCVAQSREPHWLSQEDSVTDKWFFQVIHATHLAGRCTGCGECQRACPMNIPVGLFKMKFNSIIKELFDYEAGVDIDANPPLQTFSLEEKKIKERNW, from the coding sequence ATGTCGGTTAATGAACTCATAAAAGAAAAAATTCGCCAAATATTACCGGAAGTTAAACTAGTAATGGCTTGGGGTAAGGGTTATGACGCCCTACACTCCACCCCTTTATTTATTGAGAGTGAAAAAGACTTGGATAAATTAGAAATTGGTCCTTGTTCCGTACAAAACCTCGCTTCTTATTTGCTCGATTTTAATGCTCAAAATATAAAAGTCGGTATTGTTGTTAAAGGTTGTGATAGCCGTTCTGTCGTTGCTCAAATCCAAGAAACTCTCGTAAAAAGAGAAAATGTGGTTATTATCGGCTTTCCTTGTGATGGCGTTATTGACCTTAGTAAAGTAGAAAGTGCCTTACCTAAACAACAAGCTGAGATTCAGGCAGTAGACAAAAAAGGCGATGAACTAATTATAAAGCTGAAAGATAGCGAACTAAAACTAAACTGGGATAGCGTTAGAGCTAACCGTTGTGCTAGTTGTGCTTATCCAAACGCTATTATAAGCGACCATTTTGTAGGCATTCAAAAAGCGGCTCAACCCAGTGATGCTTCAAAAAACAATATTCTGGCAGTTCTAGAGGCAAAAAGCCCCGCAGAATTAATGGAATTTTGGAAAAAAGAAATGGAACGCTGTATTCGCTGTTATGCCTGTCGAAACGCCTGCCCTCTTTGTGCATGTAAAGAACATTGCGTAGCTCAAAGCCGTGAACCACACTGGTTGTCTCAAGAAGACAGCGTAACCGACAAGTGGTTTTTCCAAGTAATTCACGCAACTCACTTAGCCGGACGTTGTACCGGTTGTGGCGAATGCCAAAGAGCTTGTCCGATGAATATTCCTGTTGGTTTATTTAAAATGAAGTTTAACAGTATAATAAAAGAACTCTTTGATTATGAGGCGGGCGTTGATATTGATGCTAACCCACCACTTCAAACCTTTTCATTGGAAGAAAAGAAAATTAAAGAGAGGAATTGGTAA